The following proteins are co-located in the Pseudomonas fluorescens genome:
- a CDS encoding AMP-binding protein yields the protein MSPETRRFHAVLRGHAERNDGAIALWGDSLKMDYTSLFAEVAYRQQRLRDEGVKVVALALDNGVDAMLWDLAILFEGLTCLTLPPFFSPAQRAHCLEQSQAERVIAEPHLEAELLAAGYQPRGDFWCRSFAGRPSMPSGTAKVTFTSGTTGAPKGVCLSADSLLRVARELHQASHASAPRHHLALLPLAILLENLGCYAALYAGATLSVPSQKSLGIQGASAVDAAQLLGCLAVRQPHSLILVPQLLLMLVIAAEQKAFSPQHLRFAAVGGARVAKGLLQRAQQLGLPVYEGYGLSECASVVCLNRPDAQRPGSVGQPLPHVEIRLAEDGEVLIKGSSLLGYLGHTGHPDQWWPSGDLGTFDADGFLYLNGRKKHQFVTSYGRNVNPDWVEAELTQGGVIAQAFVYGEAQPANHALLWPHRNDCTDAQLAATVAAVNAGLPDYAQVHHWTRLDEPFSAANGMLTANGRPRREAIVARYHTQLAPAFNEETSS from the coding sequence ATGTCGCCTGAAACCCGCCGTTTCCACGCTGTGCTGCGCGGCCATGCCGAACGCAACGACGGCGCCATTGCCCTGTGGGGCGATAGCTTGAAAATGGATTACACCTCACTGTTCGCCGAAGTTGCGTACCGCCAGCAACGCCTGCGTGATGAAGGCGTGAAGGTGGTAGCGCTGGCCCTGGACAATGGCGTCGACGCCATGCTGTGGGACCTGGCGATACTCTTCGAAGGGTTGACCTGCCTGACCCTGCCGCCGTTTTTCAGCCCCGCCCAGCGCGCCCATTGCCTGGAACAAAGCCAGGCCGAACGGGTGATCGCCGAGCCCCACCTGGAGGCTGAGCTACTGGCTGCCGGTTACCAGCCACGCGGCGACTTCTGGTGCAGAAGCTTTGCCGGCCGCCCGTCGATGCCATCGGGCACTGCCAAGGTGACATTCACCTCCGGCACCACCGGGGCGCCCAAGGGCGTATGCCTGAGCGCCGACAGCCTGCTGCGGGTTGCCCGCGAGTTGCACCAGGCCAGCCACGCGAGCGCTCCACGCCACCACCTGGCGCTGTTGCCGCTGGCGATTCTGCTGGAAAACCTCGGGTGCTACGCCGCGCTGTATGCCGGCGCCACCTTGAGTGTGCCCAGCCAAAAAAGCTTGGGCATCCAGGGCGCCAGCGCAGTGGATGCCGCGCAATTGCTCGGCTGCCTGGCGGTGCGTCAGCCCCATAGCCTGATTCTGGTTCCGCAATTGCTGTTAATGCTGGTCATCGCCGCTGAGCAGAAGGCATTCAGCCCGCAGCACCTGCGCTTTGCCGCCGTCGGCGGCGCTCGCGTGGCCAAGGGCTTGCTGCAACGGGCGCAGCAGTTGGGCCTGCCGGTTTACGAAGGTTACGGCTTATCGGAATGCGCCTCGGTGGTGTGCCTTAATCGCCCGGATGCGCAGCGCCCGGGCAGTGTCGGCCAGCCCCTGCCCCATGTGGAGATTCGCCTCGCCGAAGACGGTGAAGTGCTGATCAAAGGCTCAAGTTTGCTCGGCTATCTGGGCCACACCGGCCACCCTGATCAGTGGTGGCCCAGCGGCGACCTGGGCACCTTCGACGCGGACGGATTCCTCTACCTCAACGGCCGCAAGAAACATCAGTTCGTCACCAGTTATGGGCGCAACGTCAACCCGGACTGGGTCGAGGCCGAACTGACCCAAGGCGGCGTCATCGCCCAAGCCTTTGTCTATGGCGAAGCTCAGCCCGCGAATCACGCGCTGCTCTGGCCCCACCGCAACGATTGCACCGACGCCCAACTGGCCGCCACCGTCGCCGCCGTCAATGCCGGCTTGCCCGACTACGCCCAAGTGCATCACTGGACGCGTCTGGATGAACCCTTCAGTGCCGCCAACGGCATGCTCACCGCCAACGGCCGACCCCGGCGCGAGGCCATCGTCGCGCGTTATCACACCCAGCTTGCCCCCGCCTTCAACGAGGAAACCTCATCGTGA
- a CDS encoding thermostable hemolysin has protein sequence MPDIDWNIPLPVLFGPADRAQMRLARALPHDTQRPAFEAFIQQRFRLAHGADIRHFMPQLFGVSHANGDLCAVAGVRLACAEPLFLERYLDHPIDPLISAAADQTVERQAIAEVGNLAASDTGSARLSIIAITWLLAMGGLEWVAFTGNIGLVNSFHRLGLKPVTLCAADPQRLGDDRHLWGSYYESQPWVHVGNIRAGFIHLRNMGLFSRLGLPTTLEDNSHVA, from the coding sequence ATGCCCGATATCGACTGGAACATCCCCTTGCCCGTGCTGTTCGGCCCGGCCGACCGTGCACAAATGCGCCTGGCTCGCGCCCTGCCCCACGACACGCAGCGCCCCGCCTTCGAGGCCTTTATCCAACAGCGTTTTCGCCTTGCCCACGGCGCCGACATCCGACATTTCATGCCGCAGCTGTTTGGCGTCAGCCACGCCAACGGTGACCTGTGTGCGGTCGCCGGTGTACGGCTGGCATGTGCCGAGCCGCTGTTTCTGGAGCGTTACCTGGACCATCCGATCGACCCCCTGATCAGCGCCGCTGCCGACCAGACAGTAGAGCGCCAGGCAATTGCCGAAGTCGGCAACCTGGCCGCCAGCGATACCGGCAGTGCGCGCCTGAGCATCATCGCCATCACGTGGTTGCTGGCCATGGGCGGCCTGGAGTGGGTGGCATTCACCGGCAATATCGGGCTGGTCAACAGTTTCCACCGCCTCGGTTTGAAGCCGGTCACCCTGTGCGCGGCCGACCCGCAGCGTCTGGGAGATGACCGGCATCTGTGGGGCAGTTACTACGAAAGCCAACCGTGGGTGCACGTCGGCAACATCCGCGCCGGGTTCATCCACTTGCGCAACATGGGCCTGTTCTCACGCCTTGGGTTGCCGACCACGCTTGAGGACAACAGCCATGTCGCCTGA
- a CDS encoding cytochrome b, protein MTQPPQTQRYATLSMTLHWLMLALFVGVYACIEIKGLLPRGHALKGVFLGAHSLFGIGIFVLVWLRLLGRLAPRPAILPRPPLWQTAASHLMHLALYALMVVTPLLAWLMLNAAGKPLPYFEFALPTLVAPDPDLAKQFKHWHEWLGSSGYWLIGLHAGAGLFHHYWVRDNTLVRMLPARFGR, encoded by the coding sequence ATGACTCAACCTCCGCAGACGCAGCGCTACGCGACACTCTCGATGACCTTGCACTGGCTGATGCTGGCGCTGTTTGTCGGCGTGTATGCCTGTATTGAAATCAAAGGCTTGTTGCCGCGCGGGCATGCGCTCAAAGGGGTGTTTCTTGGCGCCCACTCGCTGTTTGGTATCGGCATTTTCGTGCTGGTGTGGCTGCGACTGCTCGGGCGCCTGGCGCCGCGCCCGGCGATCCTGCCACGTCCGCCTCTGTGGCAAACGGCAGCCTCGCACCTGATGCACCTGGCGCTGTATGCCTTGATGGTGGTAACGCCGTTGTTGGCCTGGCTGATGCTCAATGCCGCCGGCAAACCGCTGCCGTATTTCGAATTTGCCTTGCCGACGCTGGTGGCGCCCGACCCGGACCTGGCCAAGCAGTTCAAGCACTGGCATGAATGGTTGGGCAGCAGCGGTTACTGGTTGATCGGCCTGCATGCGGGCGCAGGGTTGTTCCACCATTACTGGGTTCGGGACAACACCCTGGTGCGCATGTTGCCCGCGCGTTTCGGGCGCTGA